A window of the Roseburia sp. 831b genome harbors these coding sequences:
- the rpsA gene encoding 30S ribosomal protein S1, with protein MSEMSFEQMLEESFKTIRNGEVVEGTVIDVKPDEIVLNIGYKSDGIITRNEYTNESNVDLTTMVSVGDTMEAKVLKVNDGEGQVLLTYKRLAAEKGSKRLEEAFENKEVLTAKVAQVLDGGLCVIVDETRVFIPASLVSDSYEKDLSKYKDQDIEFVISEFNPRRRRIIGDRKQLLVAKRAEMQKELFAKIKVGDVMEGTVKNVTDFGAFIDLGGADGLLHISEMSWGRVENPKKVFNVGDVVKVFIKDINETKIALSMKFPEENPWNGAAEKYAVGNVVKGVVARMTDFGAFVELAPGVDALLHVSQIAKEHVEKPSDVLKVGQEIEAKVVDFNEEEKKISLSMKALLAPEEEEEVTEE; from the coding sequence GTACCGTTATCGATGTAAAACCAGACGAAATCGTTTTAAATATCGGATACAAGTCAGATGGTATTATCACTCGTAATGAATATACAAACGAGTCTAATGTTGACCTTACAACAATGGTATCTGTAGGCGACACAATGGAAGCCAAAGTTTTGAAAGTAAACGATGGTGAAGGCCAGGTATTATTGACTTACAAACGTCTTGCAGCAGAAAAAGGAAGCAAGAGATTAGAAGAAGCATTCGAGAACAAAGAAGTTTTAACAGCAAAAGTTGCACAGGTATTAGACGGTGGATTATGTGTTATCGTAGATGAGACACGTGTATTTATCCCAGCCAGCCTTGTATCTGACTCTTACGAGAAAGACTTGAGCAAATACAAAGATCAGGATATCGAATTTGTAATCAGCGAGTTCAATCCAAGACGCAGAAGAATCATCGGTGACAGAAAACAGTTATTAGTTGCAAAGAGAGCAGAAATGCAGAAAGAATTATTTGCAAAAATTAAAGTTGGCGATGTTATGGAAGGAACTGTTAAGAATGTAACAGACTTCGGTGCATTCATCGATTTAGGTGGAGCAGACGGATTACTTCACATCTCTGAAATGTCTTGGGGAAGAGTTGAGAATCCTAAGAAAGTATTCAACGTTGGTGATGTTGTAAAAGTATTCATCAAAGACATCAACGAGACAAAGATTGCACTCAGCATGAAATTCCCAGAAGAGAATCCATGGAATGGTGCTGCTGAGAAATATGCAGTAGGTAATGTTGTAAAAGGCGTTGTTGCAAGAATGACAGATTTTGGTGCGTTTGTTGAACTTGCACCAGGTGTTGACGCATTACTTCATGTTTCCCAGATTGCAAAAGAGCATGTAGAAAAACCATCTGACGTATTAAAAGTTGGACAGGAAATCGAAGCTAAGGTTGTTGATTTCAACGAAGAAGAAAAGAAAATCAGCTTATCTATGAAAGCTTTACTTGCTCCAGAAGAAGAGGAAGAAGTAACAGAAGAATAA
- a CDS encoding CheR family methyltransferase, producing MLGDYEKFKKDVFALTKIDLNAYKEKQMRRRIDTLIGKNKITSYTDYVALIKKDKEKFEQFVNFLTINVSEFYRNPDQWKILDTEVFPALIKKFGKNIKIWSAACSTGDEPYSLVMALSKHLPLSNIKVIATDIDKQVLDTARMGLYNEKSIASVPEDLKKKYFTKVGASYQISDEIKKRVEFKEHNLLKDPYPSGCHLIVCRNVVIYFTEEAKDKIYENFYQSLAQGGVLFIGSTEQIMNYKELGFIRNKSFFFEKA from the coding sequence ATGTTAGGCGATTACGAAAAGTTTAAAAAGGATGTATTTGCACTGACCAAAATTGACTTGAATGCGTACAAAGAGAAACAGATGCGCAGAAGAATTGACACTTTGATTGGAAAGAATAAAATCACATCCTATACGGATTATGTTGCTCTCATTAAAAAGGATAAAGAAAAGTTCGAACAGTTTGTGAATTTCTTAACAATTAATGTTTCAGAGTTTTATCGAAATCCAGATCAGTGGAAAATTCTTGATACAGAAGTTTTTCCGGCTTTGATAAAGAAATTTGGAAAAAATATTAAAATCTGGAGTGCCGCATGTTCCACAGGGGACGAGCCGTATTCCCTTGTTATGGCACTTTCAAAACATCTGCCATTGTCCAATATTAAAGTAATTGCAACCGACATTGACAAACAGGTGTTAGATACTGCACGTATGGGACTCTATAACGAGAAAAGCATTGCTTCGGTACCGGAGGATTTAAAGAAAAAATATTTTACAAAGGTTGGCGCCTCCTATCAGATTTCCGATGAGATTAAAAAGAGAGTAGAGTTCAAAGAACACAACCTTTTGAAAGACCCATATCCAAGTGGCTGTCATCTGATTGTATGCCGTAATGTGGTAATTTATTTTACCGAGGAAGCAAAAGATAAGATTTACGAGAACTTTTACCAGTCATTGGCACAGGGCGGAGTTCTGTTTATCGGAAGTACAGAGCAGATTATGAATTACAAGGAATTGGGATTTATCAGAAATAAATCATTTTTCTTTGAAAAAGCGTAA